The following are from one region of the Anaeropeptidivorans aminofermentans genome:
- a CDS encoding Arc family DNA-binding protein: MPSKLPQFTVRIDPKLLLKLRYIAEYNARSANREVEMLIKKHVEGFEKAHGKIEL, from the coding sequence ATGCCGTCAAAGCTACCGCAATTTACTGTACGAATCGATCCGAAGCTTCTTTTAAAGCTCCGCTATATAGCGGAATATAATGCCCGTTCAGCTAATCGGGAAGTAGAAATGCTTATAAAAAAGCATGTGGAGGGCTTTGAAAAGGCCCATGGTAAAATA